From the Halalkalicoccus sp. CGA53 genome, one window contains:
- the purS gene encoding phosphoribosylformylglycinamidine synthase subunit PurS has translation MTAYTATVTVRLKSGVLDPEAETTRRALERLEFDLEALRAADVFEIDLEADSGEAAERRAREMAERLLANPTIHDYDIEVSRSR, from the coding sequence ATGACGGCGTACACCGCGACCGTGACGGTCCGGCTGAAGTCGGGAGTGCTCGACCCGGAGGCCGAGACCACCAGACGGGCGCTCGAACGCCTGGAGTTCGACCTCGAAGCGCTGCGCGCTGCCGACGTCTTCGAGATCGACCTCGAGGCCGACTCGGGGGAGGCGGCCGAGCGCCGCGCCCGGGAGATGGCCGAGCGACTGCTCGCGAACCCGACGATCCACGACTACGATATCGAGGTCAGTCGGTCGAGATGA
- a CDS encoding phosphoribosylaminoimidazolesuccinocarboxamide synthase, with protein sequence MTSVKEFRVDREPTSEELGRGAFVFTDAYSVFDWGPMPDPIPGKGASLCTMGAFNFERLESEGVPTHYRGVGASARALAGARGPPTEMAIDLTQVPDLPHEGREYDYEAYHAAAGENFLVPLEIVFRNRVPVGSSLRRRSEPADHGLSFEEWPADAVDLEEPIVEFSTKYEESDRYLDREEADAIAGRADIDELSELARSVNRVVTERADRAGLVHEDGKIECLYYDGEVRVADVVGTFDENRFSYRGKGISKEVIRQYHKREQEAWVAAIDDAKVRAKREDVADWRTLCEREPESLPEGVVRAMAALYAAGTNAYTGEKWFDAPDIDSAVERAHGL encoded by the coding sequence GTGACGAGCGTCAAGGAGTTCCGGGTCGACCGGGAGCCGACCTCCGAGGAACTGGGTCGGGGTGCGTTCGTCTTCACCGACGCCTACTCCGTCTTCGACTGGGGACCGATGCCCGACCCGATCCCGGGTAAGGGCGCGAGCCTCTGTACGATGGGCGCGTTCAACTTCGAACGGCTCGAAAGCGAGGGCGTCCCGACACACTACCGCGGCGTCGGCGCGAGCGCACGGGCGCTCGCCGGGGCGAGGGGACCACCGACCGAGATGGCGATCGACCTCACGCAGGTGCCCGACCTCCCACACGAGGGCCGCGAGTACGACTACGAGGCGTACCACGCGGCGGCGGGAGAGAACTTCCTGGTACCGCTCGAGATCGTCTTTCGCAACCGCGTCCCGGTCGGCTCCAGCCTCAGACGCCGGAGCGAGCCGGCCGATCACGGCCTCTCGTTCGAGGAGTGGCCGGCGGACGCGGTCGACCTGGAGGAACCGATCGTCGAGTTCTCCACGAAGTACGAGGAGTCGGACAGGTACCTCGACCGGGAGGAGGCCGATGCGATCGCCGGGCGTGCCGATATCGACGAACTCTCCGAGCTCGCCCGGTCGGTCAACCGTGTGGTCACCGAGCGTGCCGACCGTGCGGGGCTCGTCCACGAGGACGGGAAGATCGAGTGTCTCTACTACGACGGGGAGGTCCGCGTCGCGGACGTGGTCGGAACGTTCGACGAGAACCGCTTCTCCTACCGGGGAAAGGGCATCTCTAAGGAGGTGATTAGGCAGTACCACAAACGCGAGCAGGAGGCGTGGGTCGCCGCGATCGACGACGCGAAGGTCCGCGCGAAGCGCGAGGACGTCGCCGACTGGCGGACGCTCTGTGAGCGCGAGCCCGAGAGCCTCCCCGAGGGGGTCGTTCGGGCGATGGCGGCGCTGTACGCCGCCGGGACGAACGCGTACACCGGGGAGAAGTGGTTCGACGCGCCCGATATCGACAGTGCGGTCGAGCGCGCACACGGCCTGTAG
- a CDS encoding Lrp/AsnC family transcriptional regulator, protein MAEAYVHVIVDPGAVSRAASAISELESAASVHVVTGEYDVIARLELEDVSDLPTVVAEEIHPITGVIDTVTSLAFER, encoded by the coding sequence ATGGCAGAAGCCTACGTACACGTGATCGTCGACCCCGGCGCGGTCTCGCGGGCCGCCTCGGCCATCTCCGAACTGGAGTCGGCCGCCTCCGTCCACGTCGTGACCGGCGAGTACGACGTCATCGCACGGCTCGAACTGGAGGACGTGAGTGACCTCCCGACGGTCGTCGCCGAGGAGATCCACCCGATCACCGGCGTGATCGACACGGTGACGAGCCTCGCGTTCGAGCGCTGA